The Candidatus Delongbacteria bacterium genome contains the following window.
GGCCCTTCACGCTTGTGGGGACAAGGTGAAAAAAAACCGGGCCTCCCGCAGGAGGCCCGGTTCCGATCGATCGGGAATTACTTGATCAGGACCATCTTGCGGGTCTCGCTGACACCAGCCGTCTCGAAGGTGTAGAAGTACACGCCCGAGTTCAGGTTGGAGGCGTCGAAGACCACGTTCTGCTCGCCGCGGGCCATCAGGCCGTTGACCAGCGTGGCGACTTCACGACCGGCCAGGTCGAAGACCTTCAGGCTCGCCGCGCCCGTCTCGGGCATGGTGAAGGAAATCGTGGTGGTCGGGTTGAAGGGGTTCGGGAAATTCTGGGCCAGGGTGTAGGCCACCGGCGCATCGGGGCTGCTCACTTCGTAGCCGTTGTCGTCGGTCACGTAGAGGCAGATGTCGTCGATGTACTGGAAGCAACCCTGATCGGCGAAGCCGCCGAAGCCCACATAACCGGAGGACGGGCCGCTGACCGTGGTCCAGGGCAGCACGTTCACTTCGCTCAGCATCTCGAACAGGTCGATGCGGACCTTCTGGTTCAGCTCGTCGTAGCGGACGCGCAGCAGGTGGAAGTTGCTGTCATAGACGGGCAGCACGGCGCTGGTCACCAGGGCGCCGTCATCGTACACCTCGATGGAGGAGGTGGAACCCGTGCGGTCGATAATGAAGGACAGGCCGGAAGCCAGGACTTCGCCCGCGGGGGCGGCCGTGAGGGCCGTCGGGGTGATGTAGTAGCCCAGGGCGTCCGCGCACTCGCTGGCGGCGAAGTAGAAGGTCATGTCCAGCACCAAGCCGTCATAGCTGTAGCTGGCCGGGCTCTGCAGGTAGGTCGGGACATTGCCCATGCCCGTCAGCCGCAGGACGTGGTAGTTCTGCACCACGGCGGGGTCGCCGATGGCCGGGAACTCGGTGTAGTTCGGGTTCTGCGGATCGGCCGGCATGCAGAAGCACTCGTTCCAGACGAAGTCCGCGTTCAGGGAAGACGTGATGTAGGCACCGGGGTGGAACGGGAAACCAACCCCACCCTCGACCTCGGGTTCAACCACGGGATGACCCGCGAAGGCCAAGCCCGCCATCGTGATCGAGACCGTAAGCAACGTGACGAAACGCTTCATTGTGAAGCCCCCTTCTTGATTTGCGACACGGCTCCACCGGTCCTGCTAATTGGACCAAGCGGACACGCGTATCGCGTGACACCATTTGTTTTCGGCTTCGCAGAAGGAGGTGGGTTTGATTGCTAATTCGAGGGCAAATCTAGCGGGAGCAAAGCTAAGATGCAAGGGGGATCAAGGGAATTTTCCCGGTTCGGCAGAGAAATTTTTCCGCAGATTGCACGGTTGTGCAGAGGATGATCTTGTTGTTGAACAAAAGGATCACTGACCGAATAGTCGCTCAGGCGGGAAAAAGCGTCGTAGCGCAGGGCCGTAGCCGGTCGGTGGAGAGCCCAGAGCCCGCGTGGTCCGGCGCGGGCTCTGGAGCGGAGAGGCGAATCAAACTCGATGTCTAATCAGTATTTGTCGAACCTAATTCGGGTCAAGTCAGAAAATCATCGTCCTCTTCCTCCTCTTCACTTCGCCAGCGCTGGAGGACCCGACGGGCGCGCTGCCGACGGATCCACCAGGTCAGGCCGGCCAGCAGGATGATGCCCCCCCAGATCCAGCTGGAGATGTCCACCAGGAAGTAGAGGCCGCGTTTGGCCTTCAGCCAGGCGCGCCACTCGCTCTCAAAGCGGTAGAAGCCGCCGCCCGTAGCCTGGTCGAAGGCCTCCTCGAAGCCCACGCCGCGGCCCACCTTGGTCAGGAGCTGCACCAGGGCCACCCGCCCGTGGCGTTCCAGAAAGAAATCCACGGCGCTTTCCGCCTGCTGGTAGGCGAGTTCCGCACCCAGGCTGCCGTAGGAATTCAGGTCCTCCAGCTTGTCCAGCGCCGGCAGGGAGCCGGTGCTGAGCGCCTTGGAGAGGCTCATCTGCCCGCCGTCGGGATTGGTCCCCAGCGGCAGGCCCGAGAGCCGCACGGCCAGTCCCTCCTCGAGCCAGACCGGGATCCACTGGCCGCGGCGCAGCCGGCCCACGGCCAGATGGGTCATCTCGTGGCGGATGGTGGCGCCGGCGTCGTCCCGGGCGTCGCCCCAGCGCGGGCTCTTCAGCACGATGCGCCGCTGCTCGGCGTTCGCCACCGCGCCGGCCCAGTGGGGCGTCCCGCTGCCCGCCAGGCGATAGAAGTGCTGGGGATCCCAGGCCACCACGATCTGGCTGCCGTGGAAGGATCGCATGTCCAGTTCGTCGGCCAGCCGGAGCTGGCTGCTCTGCACCACGTTGGCCACATGCCGGGCATAGGTGCCGTCGCCTCGATGGAAGAAGAGATGGAAGTCGCCCAGGTCCAGGCTTTCGTAGCCGGCGGCCACCGCCGGCGTCAGCCCGTCCAGCATGCTGGGGGGCACGCTCGGCGCCGCCCACAGAGGCGCGCCCGCCAGGCTCCAGAGCAGCAGGAATAGGAAGGGGATGCTGGGCGCCCTCACATCACGCCCTGGGGATCGATATCGATGATCAAACTCACGTCACGCTCCTTCAGCCGTTTGTGGAAGTAGTCCCGGCAGGCTTCCGCCGCCTGACGCAGCAGCCGGCCGCCGGGATCCTCCGAGCGACGGGACTTCAGCAGCAGGTGATGACGGAATTCGCGCCGCACCATGCGGACAGGCGCCGGTCCGGGATTCAAGGCCACGACCCCGGCCGGACGCGGCACCTCGTCGTACAACCGACGGCAGGCGCGCTCGGCCAGCGTTTCATCCGTGGACTTGACCAGCAATCGGCAGAGCCGCGTGAAGGGAGGGTATCCCGCGTGATGGCGGACCTCCAGCTCAGCCTCAGCGAAGGCAAGGTAGTCATGTTGGGCTGCTTGGAGCAGCACCGGGTGGGAGGGATCCAGCGACTGCACGATGACCCGGCCCGGCTGGTCGCCGCGGCCCGCCCGGCCGGCCAGCTGGCTGACCAGCTGGTAGCCCCACTCCCGGGCGCGGAAGTCCTGCAGGTTCAGCTCCGTGTCCGCCTGGATGATCCCGGCCAGCGTGACGCGGGCGAAGTCCAGGCCCTTGGCCACGCCTTGAGTGCCCAGCAGGATGTCGTACTGGCCCGCGTTGAAGTCGCGCACCATGCGCACGTAGGCGCCGCGCTGCTGGGTGGTGTCGCGATCCATCCGCAAGAGGCGTGCGTCGGGCAGGATGCTGGCCAGTTCCTCCTCGATCTTCTGCGTGCCGGCGCCCCAGTAGCTGAGCTTGGCGCCCTTGCAGGCCGGGCAGAGCGGCGGCGGCTGGATCTCCACTCCGCAGAGGTGACAGTGGCAGAGGCCCGTGCTGCGGTGCCAGACCAGCGAGACGTCGCAGCGCGGGCACTGCAGCACGTCGCCGCAGGCCGGGCACTGCAACCAGGGCGAATGGCCGCGGCGGTTTTGCAGCAGGATGGCCTGCCGGCCGGCGCCGTGGGTCTCCAGCAGCGCCGCGATCAGCGCCTTGCTGAAATTGCGCGCCGTCTCGCCACGGCCGGCCAGTTCCTCGCGCTCGGCGCGCATGTCCACCAGCTGGACTTCGGGCAGCGGGCGGCCGCCCACCCGCTGCGGCAGTTCCAGCAGTTGGTAGCGGCCCTGGCGCGCATTCCGCCAGGACTCCAGCGAAGGCGTGGCGCTGCCCAGCAGAACGGGAATGCCCAGCTGCTGGGCCCGCAGCACGGCGGCGTCGCGGGCGTGGTAGCGCGGGGCGGGTTCGGCCTGCTTGAAGGAGCTCTCGTGCTCCTCGTCCACCACGATCAACCCCAGCCGCTGGACAGGCGCGAACAGCGCGCTGCGCGCGCCGATCACCACGCGCACGGCGCCGCTTTTCAGCGAGCGCCAGATGGCGAAACGCTGGGGCCCGGAGAGCTGGCTGTGGATGACGGCCACGGACTGGCCCAGGTAGCCCTGGAAGCGCGCGACGATCTGCGGCGTGAGGGCAATCTCGGGCACCAGCACCAGCACGCCGCAGCCCGCGGCCCGCGCCAGGCGCGCCAGTTCCAGGTAGACCTGGGTCTTGCCGCTGCCCGTGACGCCGCGCAGCAGAAAGGGCTGGAAGCGGCCGGGACGCTTGCCCGGGCCGGGCAGGGCGGTGGCCACGGCCGCCACCACCACGGCCTGGTCGGCGGTGAGGGTCAGGCCCAGCACGCTGGCGTCCAGGTCGTACTCCGTGGCCGGAATCTCGGGCTCCAGCTCCTCGCGCAGGGCGCCGGCCTGCAGCAGCGTGCGGATCAGCGCCGCGGACCAGCCCTGGGCCAGCACCTCCGCGCGTTCCAGCCGACCGCTGTCCGCCAGCAGCCGCAGCAGGGCCGCCTGGCGCGGGGCGCGCTTCTCGCGGGCCGCCAGCTCGGCGCGGAACTCGGGCGTACCCGCCGACTGGGCGGGCAGCAGCATGCGCCGCATGGCGCCGCGGCGGCGCTCGCCTTCCAGGGAATCCCGACGCAGCAGGAAGCCCGACTCCACCAATTGGTTGAGGTCGTGGGCCAGCGAACCCTGCAGTTCGTGGCCCAGCCAGGCCCGGCTGACCGTGCCGCGCTGGCGCACCAGCCGCAGGATGGCCACGCGGCGGTCCGAGAGCCGCAGCGGTTTGCGCAGGGCCACGTCGGGCTGCTCCTCGAACCAGCACTGCACGCTGCCGTTGATCCCCGGCGGCAGCGCGGCCTTGAGCACTTCCCCGGGCGAACAGACGTAGTGGACGGCCAGCCGCTCGCAGAAGCGGATCAGGCCCTCGTCCAGCAGCGGCTCCTCGTCGATCAGGTCCAGCACGCGCTTCAGTCCGCGCGGCGGTTCGCGCCGCTCCACGGCGGTGACGTAGCCGATGAGCTGCTGACCGCCCAGCGGCACCAGCACGCGGGAGCCGGGTCCCAGCGCGCCTTCGAACTCGGGCGGCACGGCGTAGCTGTAGAGTTTGGGCAGCGGCAGCGGCAGGGCCACGTCGGCCAGCAGGGGCAGCAGCGGATTCTCCCAGCGGCGGGGCATCAGTCCTCCACCCGGGACAGGCGGTCGGCGTAGGTGGTCAGCAGGTGCTCGCGCAGCGCGGGCTCGCCCTTCAGGCCCGGGTCGTCCTCCAGCAGCTGGAAGGCGGCGTCGCGGGCCACCACCAGCAGCTCCGTGTCACGCAGGATGTCCGCGATGCGAAACTCGGGCAGCCCGCTCTGGCGCGTGCCGAAGAAATCCCCCGTGCCGCGCATGCGCAGGTCGGCCTCGGCGATCTCGAAGCCGTCCTGGGTGGCGGCCATGGTCTCCAGCCGCGACCGGCCCTCGTCGCTGAGCTGCGGACCGGCCACCAGCACGCACCAGGACTTGCCCGTGCCGCGGCCCACGCGGCCGCGCAGCTGGTGGAGCTGGGCCAGGCCGAAACGCTCGGCCTGCTCCACGACCATCAGCGTGGCGCGCGGATTGTCCACGCCCACCTCGATCACGGTGGTGGCGATCAGCACCTGCAGCCGGCCGGCCAGGAAGTCGCGCATGACGGCCTCCTTCTCGGGGGCCTTCATCCGGCCGTGCAGCAGGCCCATCCGGCAGCCCGCCAGCCAGCCCGCGCCCAACTCGGCGAAATTCTTCTCCGCCGCCTTCACGTCCTCAAGCTTCTCGGATTCTTCCACCAGCGGATAGACCACGTAGGCCTGGGCGCCCGCCAGGACCTTGTCGCGCACGAAGCCGAAGATCTCCGCGCGCTTGTTGTCGCGCCGCCAGACGGTGGTGATGGGCTGCCGGCCCGGCGGCAGCTCGCGGATCACGGAGATGTCCATGTCGCCGTAACCCACGATGGCCAGGGTGCGCGGAATGGGCGTGGCGGTCATCACCAGCGTGTCCAGCACGGGGGCCTTGCGGCGCAGTTTGGCGCGCTGCTCCACGCCGAAGCGGTGCTGCTCGTCGATGATCGCCAGTCCCAGCCGGGCGAATTCCACGCCCTCCTGGATCAGCGCGTGGGTGCCCACCACGATCTGCGCCCAGCCGGAGACCGTTTCCTGCAGGGCCTGGCGCCGGCTGGCCGCGTTGCGCGAACCCGTCAGCAGCGTGACCCGCAGACCCAGCGGCTCGGCCAGGCGGATCAGCGTGCGGGCGTGCTGCTCGGCCAGGATCTCCGTGGGCGCCATCAGGGCCGCCTGACAGCCGTTGTCCACGCAGAGCAGCATGGCGCAGAGCGCCACCAGCGTCTTGCCGCAACCTACGTCGCCCTGGAGCAGACGGTTCATGGGATGGGGCGAGCGCATGTCGCGGAAGATCTCGTCCACGGCCCGGCGCTGTCCGCCCGTCAGCTGGAAGGGCAGCGAAGCCAGCAGGCGCTCCACCAGACCGTGATCCGCCGGGAACTGCAGGCCCTTGACCGCGCGGGCCGTGGTGGCCTTGCGCCAGGCCAGCATCAGCTCCAGCCAGAAGAACTCGTCGAACTTCAGCCGGTGGCGGGCCAGCTCCACCTCCTGCAGGGTCTGGCCCGTGTGCACGTCGCGCAGGGCCTGCGAGAGATCCACCAGCCCGAAGCGCTGTTTCAGCCCGGCGGGCAGGGGGTCCGCAACTTCGATCCGGTGGCGCTGGAAGAGGCCGCGCAGGATGCGCGAGAGGGCGCGGCTGTCCAGCCAGGCGCGGCGCAATTCCTCGCTGCCCGGGTAGATGGGCACCACCTGACCCTGGTACTGCAGATCCTCCGGCGCACTGGAGGGGGCATCGGGGTCGGTCTCGGTCTCCTCGAAGGCCAGTTTCTCCACGGCGGGGTGCTGGAACTGCCAGCCGCGATAGAAGCCGGGCTTGCCGCTGGCGGCGATCACGTCTCCGGCGCGCAGGAATTTCTGCACCCAGGCCACGCGGTTGAACCAGACCAGGGTCATGCGGCCGGAGCCGTCCAGCAGTTCGGCCTCGAAGCGCTGGCCGCGGGCGAAGCCCTTGACCTGGGTCTGCAGGATGCGGCCCACGACGGTGATCTCGCCCAGCTCGGCGTGGAAGTCGGCGATGCGCGTGACGGAGGTGCGGTCGAGGTAGCGGCGCGGGTAGAACTGCAGCAGGTCGTGGACGGTGTGCAGACCGTGGCGGGCCAGAACTTCCGCCTTGCGCGGCCCGACACCCTTGAGCCAGGTCAGTTCCTGGTTCAGAAGATCATTGATTGGTTGAGGTGAAATACGGGAGACCGCCGGCGACGGGCTCTCCGGGCGGGGCTGGGCTGAAGAGGGGCCGTCGGTCATGAGTTCAGAACTCGCGCTCTATGCAAATTCGCGAATAGGCTCTAACTCCACTGCTGGAGCGGACTTAGAAGGTGAACATTCAATTCTGCAAAGCTACGTCAGCTTTGAGAAAATCATGTCGGTTGAAGAAAGAGCTTGCGTGGCACGCGCCAGGATGATATCCTCGGGCCGCTTTCAGCAAAATCCGGTGGACAAACCAGCAGCAACGATCACGATTCGGACCTCGAAGGGGGACGCATGCCTGCGATGCAAGATGCCATTCAAGTTCTGGGTGAGGCCCGCGTG
Protein-coding sequences here:
- the priA gene encoding primosomal protein N', giving the protein MPRRWENPLLPLLADVALPLPLPKLYSYAVPPEFEGALGPGSRVLVPLGGQQLIGYVTAVERREPPRGLKRVLDLIDEEPLLDEGLIRFCERLAVHYVCSPGEVLKAALPPGINGSVQCWFEEQPDVALRKPLRLSDRRVAILRLVRQRGTVSRAWLGHELQGSLAHDLNQLVESGFLLRRDSLEGERRRGAMRRMLLPAQSAGTPEFRAELAAREKRAPRQAALLRLLADSGRLERAEVLAQGWSAALIRTLLQAGALREELEPEIPATEYDLDASVLGLTLTADQAVVVAAVATALPGPGKRPGRFQPFLLRGVTGSGKTQVYLELARLARAAGCGVLVLVPEIALTPQIVARFQGYLGQSVAVIHSQLSGPQRFAIWRSLKSGAVRVVIGARSALFAPVQRLGLIVVDEEHESSFKQAEPAPRYHARDAAVLRAQQLGIPVLLGSATPSLESWRNARQGRYQLLELPQRVGGRPLPEVQLVDMRAEREELAGRGETARNFSKALIAALLETHGAGRQAILLQNRRGHSPWLQCPACGDVLQCPRCDVSLVWHRSTGLCHCHLCGVEIQPPPLCPACKGAKLSYWGAGTQKIEEELASILPDARLLRMDRDTTQQRGAYVRMVRDFNAGQYDILLGTQGVAKGLDFARVTLAGIIQADTELNLQDFRAREWGYQLVSQLAGRAGRGDQPGRVIVQSLDPSHPVLLQAAQHDYLAFAEAELEVRHHAGYPPFTRLCRLLVKSTDETLAERACRRLYDEVPRPAGVVALNPGPAPVRMVRREFRHHLLLKSRRSEDPGGRLLRQAAEACRDYFHKRLKERDVSLIIDIDPQGVM
- the recG gene encoding ATP-dependent DNA helicase RecG is translated as MTDGPSSAQPRPESPSPAVSRISPQPINDLLNQELTWLKGVGPRKAEVLARHGLHTVHDLLQFYPRRYLDRTSVTRIADFHAELGEITVVGRILQTQVKGFARGQRFEAELLDGSGRMTLVWFNRVAWVQKFLRAGDVIAASGKPGFYRGWQFQHPAVEKLAFEETETDPDAPSSAPEDLQYQGQVVPIYPGSEELRRAWLDSRALSRILRGLFQRHRIEVADPLPAGLKQRFGLVDLSQALRDVHTGQTLQEVELARHRLKFDEFFWLELMLAWRKATTARAVKGLQFPADHGLVERLLASLPFQLTGGQRRAVDEIFRDMRSPHPMNRLLQGDVGCGKTLVALCAMLLCVDNGCQAALMAPTEILAEQHARTLIRLAEPLGLRVTLLTGSRNAASRRQALQETVSGWAQIVVGTHALIQEGVEFARLGLAIIDEQHRFGVEQRAKLRRKAPVLDTLVMTATPIPRTLAIVGYGDMDISVIRELPPGRQPITTVWRRDNKRAEIFGFVRDKVLAGAQAYVVYPLVEESEKLEDVKAAEKNFAELGAGWLAGCRMGLLHGRMKAPEKEAVMRDFLAGRLQVLIATTVIEVGVDNPRATLMVVEQAERFGLAQLHQLRGRVGRGTGKSWCVLVAGPQLSDEGRSRLETMAATQDGFEIAEADLRMRGTGDFFGTRQSGLPEFRIADILRDTELLVVARDAAFQLLEDDPGLKGEPALREHLLTTYADRLSRVED
- a CDS encoding T9SS type A sorting domain-containing protein gives rise to the protein MKRFVTLLTVSITMAGLAFAGHPVVEPEVEGGVGFPFHPGAYITSSLNADFVWNECFCMPADPQNPNYTEFPAIGDPAVVQNYHVLRLTGMGNVPTYLQSPASYSYDGLVLDMTFYFAASECADALGYYITPTALTAAPAGEVLASGLSFIIDRTGSTSSIEVYDDGALVTSAVLPVYDSNFHLLRVRYDELNQKVRIDLFEMLSEVNVLPWTTVSGPSSGYVGFGGFADQGCFQYIDDICLYVTDDNGYEVSSPDAPVAYTLAQNFPNPFNPTTTISFTMPETGAASLKVFDLAGREVATLVNGLMARGEQNVVFDASNLNSGVYFYTFETAGVSETRKMVLIK